The following are encoded together in the Ranitomeya imitator isolate aRanImi1 chromosome 4, aRanImi1.pri, whole genome shotgun sequence genome:
- the NEUROG1 gene encoding neurogenin-1: MDRTFSDYDPSSRLSFSTSEDEDYSSLQSPSPYSTGGDHTSPAQSPEKCEEEEKKKRRGRSRVKNEAVLHTIKKTRRVKANDRERNRMHNLNSALDELRSILPCFPDDTKLTKIETLRLAHNYIWALSETLRLADQTKDKPHVELVKPGYMSPAAPLSPGSDAESWMSTASPSSSSSFSTCTSNPSSPALSDDCYYGHPENFFSLQSIPQNFLQNSPCFVQFQ, encoded by the coding sequence ATGGACAGAACCTTCTCTGATTATGATCCCTCCAGCAGGCTGTCATTCTCTACATCAGAAGATGAGGACTACAGCAGTCTTCAGTCACCTTCTCCATACTCCACCGGAGGAGACCATACATCTCCAGCACAATCCCCAgaaaagtgtgaggaggaggagaaaaagaaaagaaggggCAGAAGCAGGGTGAAAAATGAGGCTGTTCTTCATACCATCAAGAAAACCAGAAGAGTAAAAGCTAATGACAGGGAGAGGAACAGGATGCACAACCTCAACTCAGCCTTAGATGAGCTCAGAAGCATCCTGCCCTGCTTCCCTGATGACACAAAGTTAACTAAGATTGAAACCCTGAGATTGGCTCACAACTATATCTGGGCTCTGTCTGAAACCTTGAGGTTGGCTGACCAGACAAAAGACAAGCCCCATGTAGAACTTGTGAAACCTGGATACATgagtcctgcagctcctttaagccCTGGCAGTGATGCTGAATCATGGATGTCCACAGcctctccatcatcatcatcatccttctCAACCTGCACCTCTAATCCAAGCAGCCCAGCTTTATCAGATGACTGTTACTATGGACACCCTGAGAACTTCTTCTCACTCCAAAGCATTCCTCAGAACTTTCTTCAGAACTCTCCATGCTTTGTGCAGTTCCAGTAG